DNA from Acidobacteriota bacterium:
GCCGAGCTTTCTCGGAGGCTGATCTTGGCCTGATCTGCAGCTTTCTGAAGCTGATCCTGCAGGTTCTTGTGGTCGTTGACCAGATCCTGCGCGTAGCTTTTGACGTTGGGGTTATCGACGTGACCCTGAATCGTCTCGGCGCCGTCGATTTCTGTTTTGTTGATGGAGTTGAGCAGATCCGCGGCACGCTGATCGGCGCTCGCCATGGAACGGGAGGGGTGCGAAGCCGCCTGGCCCTGCTTGGGATGTTGCTGCGCCTGCTGGCCCGCCTGCCCCTGCGCGAGGCAGAACGGTACGGCCGCCATCAGCGCGCCGCTGAGAATGGAAGTTGCTAAGTGCTGGTGAAAGTGCATGGGTAGCCTCCGGAAACTGTGCCCGGTGAGATGGCCAGCCGCGGGCTGCGGATGCATCGGGAGCTCTGGTCAGCGTGGAGGCAGATGGCTCTGGAGGAACGCGAGAATAGGCAAATGTGATAGGAAAAACGGGTCGGCGGGCAAGGACCGCCATTCGGGGCGGCCTTCCCAGCTCGGGCGAGGCTCGCCTTCCGCACAGGCTGTAAACACGCTGATGCGGGAAGGGATATAGGCATGATCGGGATAGGTAAAGAGCCGTTGACAGGAGTGGATGCGCAGGCCGGTTTCTTCGCGCAATTCGCGGCGGAGAGTGTGCTCGGCGCTCTCGCCCGGCCAGGCGGTGCCACCCGGGAAGGCCCAGCCCAGACCATCGTTGCGCCACTGCAGCAGGTAGAGATCGCCACGGCGAATGACGGCTACCGAGCCTGGCAGCTCGCCAAAAATGGGCCAGCGCGCATAACCGGCCACGAAAGCACGGGAGCAACAGCGGAATAAAGTGGCGCTAAATTCCATCGCGCGCGGGCGCCTCAGCCGAAGAGAATGAACTTCAGACCGATAAGGATCTGATTGTCGCCGGGACGGTGAGGGTGGAAACTGACGCGACGGCGGAACTCTAGGTAAGGAATCCAGTCACCGAGCGACCAGCCCACACCGCCGCCGACGGCGGTGTAACCGTGCAAGCCGAGGCCAAAGCGGCGGCCGACCGCAACCTCGCCCAGCACCAGCGGTCCCCAGCTCCCGGCGGGACGAAGCGAGGGAGAAAGCCAGAGCTCGAAGCCAGTGGCGATAGAGCCGCCGTTGTGATGCTGCTGGCGGTCAAAACCAAGCGAGGCCATGTTCCACAGAAACAGGGCGTGCGGCAGCGGTGGCAGCGCGATGGCAATGGAGCCGGCGACACGACCGACGGTATGCGCCTCGCCACGATTGGCATGCACGCCGAAGGAACCGCTGGCGACAATCTGCCCGGGGAGGGCGAGAGTGCAAGCAGCCAGACAGAGTGCGAGCAGGGGAAACCGGAAGCGCATAGCTTCATCGTAGCTGACTGAAAGTCTCCAACTGCACTGACTCACCAGGTTTGAGATAGGATTTGCGCCGGAACCAGTCTTCCAGCGCGGTCCGCAAGGCCTCCCTGGGGACCTGGGCGCCGGCCTCGAGCAGACCTTCACCCGCCGGCAGTGTGTCGTCGAAGCGGCTCTCGCCGGTGAAGCTGCGCATGGCGAAACTGTCAAGATAGCGCAAGGGGCAAGGGCGTGCCCCGGCGGGGCCAGCCAGGAGGACTTTGAGCTTCTGGGCGTACATCGGCGCTAGCCCAGCTTCTTTTTCAAGAGCTCATTCACCAGGGCGGGCGCGGCCTGGCCGCGCGAGGCTTTCATGACCTGGCCGACAAAAAAGGCCAGTAGCGACGTTTTGCCGGCACGGTACTGGGCCACTTGCTGGGGATGGGCGGCGACGACCCCGTCGATGATTTTGTCGAGGGCCCCGGTATCGGAAATTTGCTTCATGCCCATGGATTCGACCAGCTTGCGCGGCGGCTCGTGCTGGGCGAGCATGGCGGCAAAGACATCCTTGGCCATCTTGCCGGAGATGGCGCCTTCGTCGATCAGGGCCACCAATTCGGCGATATGCGCGGGTGGGATACCGACGGTTTCTGGCCCGGTGTTGACCGATTTGGCGTAAGCGAGAAGGTCGCCCATGATCCAATTCGCCACGGCCTTGGGATTGGGTGAACCGCTGGCGGCCTGTTCAAAGTAGCGGGCAAGGGCGCGGCTGGCGGTCAGCACCTGCGCGTCATAGACGGAAAGGCCATAGGTGGCCTGGAGGCGTTCACGCAGGGCCTGGGGCAGCTCGGGCAGGTCCGCCTCGACGCGGGCGC
Protein-coding regions in this window:
- a CDS encoding NUDIX domain-containing protein produces the protein MEFSATLFRCCSRAFVAGYARWPIFGELPGSVAVIRRGDLYLLQWRNDGLGWAFPGGTAWPGESAEHTLRRELREETGLRIHSCQRLFTYPDHAYIPSRISVFTACAEGEPRPSWEGRPEWRSLPADPFFLSHLPILAFLQSHLPPR
- a CDS encoding DUF4142 domain-containing protein is translated as MHPQPAAGHLTGHSFRRLPMHFHQHLATSILSGALMAAVPFCLAQGQAGQQAQQHPKQGQAASHPSRSMASADQRAADLLNSINKTEIDGAETIQGHVDNPNVKSYAQDLVNDHKNLQDQLQKAADQAKISLRESSAMKKQEQRENRRWDKEKPGPAASSYVAAQIRDHESAVKRLQHLEPQITDPQLKQVVQSSIPVLQKHLDAARKLQSEMKGGGNGSGGGLR